TACAGTACGAAATTTTTTCCATTTCAATTGTCAGAAGTTGTAAATGGTACCCTAATTCCGAACCGTACCGTACCACTTTTTTGGGACCCTTCCATTGGGGTACCAGGCACAATAGTACCTATAGTACGACTACCAAAAGGGTGGAGCTACACTCACTGCAGAACAttgattggttgacagagaatCGTCACTTGCGCGTGCTACAAGGTGAATGACAACACAAGACCATTGCAGCACTGTGTATTTTTCGGCTGTTTTTCCTTTTGCAGCCTTCAGCCTTTGCTCAGACAAAGCTTCTCcatgtcctccattgttgtttgcTGTCCCTTTCTTCTTCACGCAAGAATGACGTTGATCGCTACTTTCCGGCATACACCACGCCTATCAAGTAAGGGTACTGTTGGTGGTGGAAATGCAAACCGGATTAGGGTTTGCCGCCCCGAATCGTACTGTACTTTACTGAACTGAACTGTATCGCTCAGTTGGAAACAAGTCATAAGTGTTCATTTCATGTAAAGAAGTAGAGTTTTGTGAATGTTTCATGTTTGgctgtcaaaagtaccaacttcggtaccaagttGGTACATCCTGATACACACGATcagctgatagacgcctgctttcaaacgctcctgtgtgtatctgtgtaagcgctttgTGAAGAGATGTCTcttcaacatgtttttgaagtgttgatcatCAATCTGTTGAGTGCGTGAGCACAATGTTCAATCAGtaggtacttttgacaaccctggttttagaggggtttCATACTCATTTATAGTGTCAAACCTGTGTGCTTTAACCTGTGTTTAAATGAAGATAAATCTGTCCCTCTTTTGTTATTTTGGTGTTTCAGAGTATTTACATATGGCTGCTATATTTCAGAATGGAAGAATTGAACAAAGACATGTAAGTATGGAGTAATGGAGTTCCTTTTATGCATCACACATCTACTGATATTTCTTGTCCTAATGTAACCATCTCTAGTTGCCAGAGATCAAGGACAACAAGCTCACATGACTGTCTACTGTAAATGtttttcatgttaattaatCTCATACCATCATCTAGTTACACAATTACAAGCTCGTACCATCTGTGTCACCTCAGCTCATTCTTAATTAATCCCTAGGTATTTTAATTAACATCTAATTAGTGGTTTATGTTCTTAATTATGCACCTAGAATCTAATCTGAGAAATAAAAGAATCAGGTTATCTGATGAAAACTCAAAACAAAACTGTGACAAGTAGAAAGTGAAGTTCAGCTCTGTAACTTCATCTTCTCAGTCAGAAAAGAGTCATGAGGAATGAAATGCTATGAATGAGCAGCACAGAAAGAGACAAACATGACGTCTGGGTAAACAAGACACAATGCTCAGAAAAACTGGCACGTTCATAGAATCAACATGTTAATGATGAGCAGTTCCTTTAATCAATGGTTCTAAACTAGTTTTGCTGAAATCAGAGTCAAGATTTTACATTAACACAATGCAAAGCTTTACAATAGTAGCACAAGCAAATGTTGAAATGGATTTACCTTATAGTGAGCAGATCCTGAATAATAGGCCCAGTAATATGTAAGCTTACTAACATTGTGGTTTCAGCTCAGCTCAAATTATCTTCATTCTGTCTAAGAGAATGTCAATCAATTTGTTGAATTTGACTTTTGCCTGGTAACAGATAAAATTGTGCCAAAATAATGTGGAGCTTGATGGGCACAATCTTTGACATCAACAACAACACTATAGGAAGAGTGTTTTGTTCCCTGTCTATTTATTTTGCTGTCATAATGGTTATTTTTATGTCATATGGTTAGTTTTATTGCATTGTATCTGACATGGTTTGCCCCATCACAACAGACTTGAGGGCCATTTTTGGCTCgcaacccaccagttgagaaacactggagAGAGACAGAGTCGCAAATCATGCATGCTTCATTTCAGACACTAACATTGACAGGTTTCTTGGAGGGACTCTGCAGGCACGGACAGTACTCAGATCTCTCCATCTTAGAGATGTAGAGCAAAGGCTCAATGGTGCAGCTCAAGTCCATGATGGAGAACACGGCAAGGCTGATCTTACACCGAAACGTCACAAACGAGTAGGTGGATGCAAATGGCAACAGAGCCACCGGAGGCAGATAGTTCACCACGATGATAGCAAGGACGATAGTCACCATTTTGAAGGCCCTCTTCTTCACCGGATTCATGACTTCCTTCCCTGCAACACTTTTCCTGAGGACCCAGATGATGGACAGGTTGCAGAACACCATGACGAAGAAGGCAGCGAGGATGACGCCGCTGAAGACCTCGTTCACACTCAGGACGCCCAAGAAGCATTTGGTCAACGAGTAGGCCAGGATGAGTCCCCACACCACTATGGAGATGGAAATTCGGATGCGATTGTCACGGATCCCGGTGAATAGGATAGGATGGACCACAGCGACGTACCTGTCCAGACAAATACAGGTGAGAAACAGTGGAGTCACATCTTTCAGCCCGTAGGCGAAACGCACGGAGTACCAGATGTGGTCATCGCTGAAGTACAGCCGGTTTGCCAGGTCAACTGGCGTCATGAGGCCGAAATAGGCATCCAGGACAGAGAGGTTGAAAATGAAGATGTTGGATGTTGAGCCCTCGCTCTTCTTTCTCAGAATCTGCCACATCACGAGGGCGTTCAGTGGGACTCCTGCAACCAGGTTCAATACTTTGACACCGAAGTAAAAGATAAACCAATGAGGAGCCTCCGCACACGCCTCAAAGAGGTACCATAAAGGCTGTTTCCAACCAGAGGCGGTGGAGTTCAGGTTCAAAGCCGAGATGTTTTCCATTAAGGAATGATGATGAGCTGTGAACAAGAGCGTGATGTCGATTTATAATCTGTCTTCAAATAGAGCAACAAAGTGACGATGTTTCacaaacaataacaaaagtTTGTTAATGAGAACCTCATCATAAAATCAAGTTAAAGGATTGCAGAAGCCTCACCAGCTGCTTGTTCAATACAGCTCCGTACGATTGTCGTTCTCTGCCGACGTTTCTCTGACCATCACCCAACTTGGACGCGTCCTCAGTTTAGCATCTCTCTCGGGGTGCTCCAAGAAAAGCTTATCCCGCGGGAGACAAAGGTGGGACGTTTTGGACACAGCCAATTGTTGCGGTTCTTTTTGGTCAACAAGAAGGAGTGTAGCAGAAGAACTCATCTGTGATTGGATGAAGAGGAGGGTCTTCGGGAAAAGTTTGTGATGAAGTCTGCAGTTCGATGGAAGGGGATGATCAAAGTTTTGTGACGTAACTACAGAGTTTCTTGTAAACAGGTGATGcaaggaacaaatgagtaaatcTACTGTAACATCTTGCCACAGACAAATGGAGTCCACAGCTGTGGGTAACGATATGTAAGCCTACAACTGTGATCACTACTTTTAAGAGCAATAAACATTTCAGTGTACACTATGTACCAAAACAGTTTCATTTCAGTTGACTCACTGGTGAGCTCAACCAAAACTTTACAGTTCCAACTAACTCCAAATTTAGCTTTGAATgccttttgtttttataaagataCTCCATCCAGTGACAGATCTATTACATTCTAATTTCACACATTGTAAAGTTGAATATCAGTTTCTCTTTTTTAGTCTTTGGTGCAAATGTTCAGTGACTGACAAcagtgagtttatatcacatttTGTTTCATTCATATGCTGTGTATTTGTGCATTTGACTTATAGTATATTTCACTTATTCAGATTTCATATGAATCCAAGAGGTTTGAATGGATGGGAATTTCTCTTGTTGGTTTCCACTCCTGATGACAAACCTGTGTGTTACacaacatttatgcatttggcagacccTTGTTATTTCATGTTCAATTTATATTTCTGAACTAAAAGCAATATGAGTGGAGTTTGAGATCAAATAGATCTTTGTCTCTGTTGTATTCATACTTATTGTGATGTTAATTTCATGTAAAGCTGTAGTTTTGTGAATGTTTTAGGGGGTTTCATACACATGTATAGGGTTAAGCCTGTGTGTTTTACAGTTTTCACTGCGTTCAAATGAAGATAAATCAGTCTCTCCTGTTATTTTGATATTTCAGAGTATTTACACATGGCTGCTATACTTTAGAATGGAAGAATAAATGAACAGACATATAAGTATATCATTTTTGGAGTCCCTTTATACATCATAAATacaacaaatatttatatttcttgTCATTATTGCTTTAGTCAATAAATCATCTCTAATAGCCAGAGATCAATTGCAACACCAGCTCACATGACCATCTactataaatgtttttcatgttaattaatCTTATAGCATCAACTAGTTACACAATTACAAGCTCGTACCATCTGTGTCACCTCAGCCCATTCTTAATTCAAATGCCTAGGGATTAATTAACATCTTAATTAGTGGTTCGTTATGTTCTTAATTATGCATCTGGTATCTAATCTGTGAGAAATAAAAGAATCAGATGATCCAACAAAAACTCAAAACTGATAAGAAGAAAGTGAAGTTCAGCTCTGTAGCTTCATCTTCTCAATCAGAAAAGAGTCATGAGGAATGAAACGTTATGAATGAGCTGCACAGAAAGAGACAAACATGATGTCTGGGGAAACAAGACCCACAACACTCAGAAAAACTGGCAGATGTTAATAGTCAACATGTTAATGATGAGCAGTTCATTAAATCAGTGGTTCTAAACTGGTTTTGCTAAAATCAGCATTTCAAACAATGGCGATACTCTAAACCTTACCTGTGTCATGCATCACAGTACTAACATTTACCAATTAAACAGTAAAATGGGTTGATATTATAATGAGTAGGCACTGAAAAAGCCAAATAACATGCAAAATTACATGACTTCATCAAACCCTgtcaatgtaaaaataaatcttacttTGGAAAGATAAATTTGTGCTGAAATACTGTAGAGTTTTATGGAAACTTTGACATCGGTGACTAAAGATATGGGTAGTGTTTTCTCTTTCCTTTAGTAAGTTGATGAGACTATCTTGCTATTTTGCTTAGATTTGTttcattatttgcatttaatgtTGTCTTATTCCCTACTTTCAGTGACCAATCACGACAGACCTGAGAACctccagttgagaaccactggatTAGAGAGATACACCGACAACCCGAGAGTCTACACAGCAAAACCCCCAGAGttaacatatggtccctctctatatagCGTTAAAAATTAACGCTGAAGCAGAGTagaagttaatgagataattaagtgattaattaagttatgattgagcattagtgatgaacacctgctgttaacaagcagaaccaCTGAAAAGAAACTCAATAACTACAaatgacttccagccacagtcttagatgaaatcaactgaagataaaagacattaaatctctcaagatctgaataaacaactccaaaaacagcatattaactcattaactttaactctgcttcagtgttattttaactctatgtagagagggaccatatgttctctgagcagagttgatttaactctggaaaTTTAGCTGTGTAGAATCACAAACACAAATTCAGATGGTTTTTCACTTCATTTCAGACGCTCACATTGATGGGGTTCTTGGAGGGACTCTGCAGGCAGGGAAAGAGCTCGGATCTCTCCATCTTAGAGATATACAGCAACGGCTCGATTGTGCAGCTCAAGTCCATGATGGAGAACACGGCGAGAAGAACCTTACAGTGGAGCGTCACAAACGAGTAGGTGGATGCAAATGGCAACAGAGCCACCGGAGGCAGATAGTTCACCACGATGATAGCAAGGACGATAGTCACCATTTTGAAGGCCCTCTTCTTCACCGGATTCATGACTTCCTTCCCTGCAACACTTTTCCTGAGGACCCAGATGATGGACAGGTTGCAGAACACCATGATGAAGAAGGCAGCGAGGATGACGCCGCTGAAGACCTCATTCACACTCAGGATGCCCAAGATGCATTTGGTCAATGAGTAGGCCAGGATGAGTCCCCACACCACTATGGAGATGGCAATTCGGATGCGATTGTCCCGGATCCCGGTGAATAGGATGGGATGGACCACAGCGACGTACCTGTCCAGACAAATACAGGTGAGAAACAATGGAGTCACGTCTTTCAGCCCGTAGGCGAAACGCTGGGAGTACCAGATTTTGGGATCGTTGAGGTACAGCCGGTTGACCATGTCGACTGGCGTCATGAGGCCGAAATAGGCATCCAGGACAGAGAGGTTGAAAATGAAGATGTCTGATGTCGAGCCCTCGCTCTTCTTTTTCAGAATCTGCCACATCACGAGGGCGTTCAATGGGAATCCTGCAAACAGGTTTAATACTTTGACACCGAAGTAGAAGATAAACCAATGAGGAGCCTCCGCACATGCATCATACTGGTACCACAACGGACGGCGCCACAAGGAGACAGTGGAGTTCAGGTTCAAAGCTGAGATGTTTTCCATGAGGAATGATGATGAAATAAGCTGTGAATGAGAACGAGTGTTATGTCTACATGAACTCAAGATCAGCCTGAGATACTTCAAAACCAAAAGCCATATCCAACAATGATTTCAAAAGTTTGTCTCTGAATTAAAGTTGTCATGACATGAGGAATCCAATCCAAATACATACTTTTATTACTGTGCTATAAAAGGTGCAGTCCTCAAAAATTCCCCCTGAATGTAAAAAGAGCATTTGTTGAAATCTACCAGCCAAAATGACTTGAAGAAGAAGCAGCAATGTTTTGGACATATTGCCACATtataaaattgtgtttttaacAGACTGCTTTGTTTGCAGCCATTAATGGCCTTGGCTCTACTAGTTGTAATTTAGTTTTGACTAGTCAAACTTTAAATTCCAGATGATTGGCATTGAGATATcttcaacattaataatgaaTTTATCTACAGTGCAAGTCATATATACTTCTATCGACTTAcattggattttttttctgacagctACAAAGGAGTTTTGACTAGTACAAATTGTATTTGGTATAATACTAATGAGAGATATCTCTTACTGAATTCTCAttagtaaaaatttaatttgcgATATCTTAAATTTGACTAGTCAAACACGGGTTAAAGATATCCTTAGTGCCTCATCATGTACATTTTAGATATCCGAAAGTAATATTACAATTAGTCATAATACCTAAATATCTTGAATTGGATTGTTTTCTAGTCAAAATCTAATGgtcaaatataatttaatgatttttaatcAGATTTTCGACTATAGGAAGATCTTTCTTGGGAGTTGAATTTTACCTTTTTGACTGGGAAGAATGCCAGTAACATTCTTATAGTGACAATTACCTTATAGATTTAAGAAATATGCATGCATAGCTTTGCTtaagccttaaagggttagttcacccaaaaatgaaaataatgtcatttattactcaccctcatgtaaaTACATGTTTGGGTAACTATcccaaaatatgttgataaGTGCATGTTAAGGTTTAAATTTCATCAGCTTTTTTATtcccaaacaaacacatttaaaaacagtagGAACCCTACATTTACTCACTCGAAATTTAAGTAAGATGTTACATCTCGATTTGTACATGTCTCATGTCTGGTGCAACATTTGCCATAATTTAAGAGAAGTGTTTCATGCATTGTCTCTACACTTAAAAGAGCAGAACATGGCCACCACTGATCTCTTGCTATAATGCAACACTGCCACTTTGTGGACTGTTACCTTAATGCCATGAGTTAACCTGCACTTAAACAGAGGCAACACTGCTAACGAATAAACTCATTACCAATACCAGTTAAActtgtggattttttttatttgattgatTGCATTGAATTTGAAGCATTGAACCTCTCCGtcacacatttatttgtaatgtttcacatttttaatgtgtAATTCCATGTTTCTTCAGGCTTAGTTAAAATCACAGCATTACATGCATGGCATGCTGGTGACATTTTACCAGATGTGATGCATCCAGCTATTATTGAATAATTCCTGAAGTGATTGACTTCCATCCAATAGCTTTTTCCGTGTCAGTTAGCACTATGGCAACAAGATGGATCTAAGTAAAGTCTAAAAACACTTTCAGCGATTACGTGTTTTGTGGGCGGGGCCTTTCTGTGGGCAGAAAGTTAGAGAGGCTGCTCACTGCAGAGCCAGTGGGTGGAGCTTGACGGTCTAACCACACCCTATCTGTGTCCTAACTAGACGCGACGGCGCGACACGATAAAAGTTATCTTTTCCATTTTTGTTCTAACCAGCCACGCTGGCGATACGCACTGATTCTATATTAGAAACGGTTTCTATTTATGCGATGTTGCATCTCTGGAACAACAACATACAAAGTATGAAAATGATAATCTCAGGTACAGTTTGTGcttcacttaaaggtgcagtagatgatctgggaaatgctaacattagcctgctagcattgaaagcataagatcccaccctccctgcaAATCACCATCCAAAGCCATGCCTtgtccaaaacacatgaacgcacaAACACGCAGCTGCTCTCTGCAAACCGTCACAAGAGATGGcgttaaactacctcatgtctcaaagcacataacattagaATAATAATGTAATCAACTTGCACCTGAGAGcttgtacctgactgctgcCGATTAATTTCTGAGTCtgaggatgtgaacagctctGGTTAGAATATCACGGGTTGCTCTTAATCACGGTAGTTATGgcatgaacgcagcataagctctttgttttgatttggtaggaactgtaaaaggtggctggTATTTGTTTGTGGTGCTCCGTGACTGACGTCTGTCTAAACTCTGCATAGCATGAAATGCGGTGATGACGTATGATGTCTGCGTGAACAGGGTGCGTGAGGGTATGTTAAACATAGGTTGACAGGCAGGAAGGACATCGAATTATTTCATTCGGCCGAATATAATGATTGGATGAACCGTTTAGACCTTGTAACATAGTGATTGCTATCACAATAtgaggagactttcaaccagcATAACAGAAAATGTTTTGTAGTGAATCACCTATTGCACATTTAATGTTAAAACAATttaatgtgagtttgaatataATTTTGCGTGACTTTTATAGCCGTACTTTTTTTATAGCAACGATAgataattcacctcagatcttgaaaataaataaaaagacaaaagaactgTAAACAAACAAGTGTATTATATGACAAAAGCTTGTATTAGTTACTATGTTACTATGGCtatgtaattttaataatgttaaaatggtgtaatatttatgaatttgattATGTGCTTATCCATATCATCGACTGCAGAGAGACACcacccacactctcttctgattggctgcgaTTGATTTGGTTGTGTCTCGACTAGTTCTTTTTCCCctcgcaattatgagtttatatctcccatttcggactttataacttgtaattgcgagtttacatcccactaattctgaatttttttttctcagaattgtgatataaatttGCAATCATGAGTTTTAAAATTTGAACTGGGAGATTtaaactcataattgcaagaaaaaaggtTTAAATGTTATGTAGATCTACTGTTTAAACCAAATGCATGCTTTAATAATAGACTAATGCTGCATTCACGACATGatataattactgtaatttcaaGATGACAACATGTGACTTTCTATTCAGAGCTGTTATGTTGTctgactgggaattatgcgtttttATGGCAAATGGGTGCTCTCAGAAAATTCCCAGCTTTCAGgttgtaattacgagctctatgAGGACATGAACGCAAGTTGAAATCTTGTAATTACGGTAATTACAACATAGCGTGAATGTCCCTTCATCAATGTAGTTTCATCAGTCTAGCCTGTCCGTTTAATGGCTTGCAACCATGAACTTCTGCGCTTAGCTTCAAATGGCGTCTTCAACTACGGTATTCTATAAAAATGAAGACTAACTTTTTTGCATTCCGATTTTCCTCCACTTGTTACCACTGTTTTTCTGAGcaggcaaaaagaaaaaaaatttcacAAATGGTCACGTCGCCACAGCAGATTCAGCATGATTCGGGTATCtggaaatataatttttgttattttgactaGTCAAAATTTAATTAGAGATATTTCTAATTAACTTTATGCCTGACGTGTCCATCGACGATATCTAGTTCAATCGTATACAGagatcttgaatcagaatataaTTGCATATAATCTCTAATTATTATTCTGACTAGTCAAATACgactcatcaaaataaaattgtcactatgtaaaatatatttatgtatggTCAAACAAAAGTCGACATTCAGCACATAACCAGTTTGCGTCTGAGGATTATGCGTTTGTCCAGATGATCTACGGCAGATCATTTTGTAAATGAGGCACAGCGTAAAGCATGCTTCGCAAGAAATTTTTGTTGTGTTGAAGTTTTTTCTCAACTTTTGGATGGTCTCTTTTAAGGCTTTGTCCGCTGTCAATCCCACAGTTTCCCGCTTGAACGTGTAGTTCAGCTTCCAAAGTTATGAATGGACTCTTGTTTCCACCACgggataaaaaatatatataattatgagtttatatctcacggttctgagagaaaaagtcagaattgcgagataaaatgtaattttcccaTAAAAATTGTGGTATAGCAAACATTTTCTGTCATGTTTCTAATAACTGTTTACAGTTACACAACTATTAGttctgtcaaatcgattaatcgcgattaattgcatctaacataaatatttgcaaacacacacatacacactatatatatatatatatatatatatatatagatagatagatagatagatagatagatagatatagatatagagatagatatatagatatagatatatagatatatagatatatatacacacacccatacacatacatgcatacacacaatcgcgattaatcgatttgatgGCATTCTAATCATTTAAGTAACTACAGTAAACATAACatttaagtatattatattaaaaataacatgtttgtATTAGTTCTAGAAGCTTTAAATAACTTTAGAGTAAAGGTGGATCTTATCAATATAGCTTTGTCCTGTTTTCTTACACGTCCTCAAGATTTAATTTTGTGCGTAATATTCTCACAATTTCCACACTTCCACAGAGACTAAATGCGGAAACAATCATGCATTTaatctattaaaaaaacaaattctaATGCATTCAGTCCTCACCAGAGGACACATACCGTTACTCACATGCACTTTTTCCTATGCAATGACattagccaatcagaacagcAGCTGTTTGCTGGCAAGCCTTAAAGGAGACGCAGCAGCTAAACCGAGCGTTTCTTTCAGAGGGTTAGAATCTGGGtacataaaacataatttttgcaaataaatgactttttttgtgcaaaactttaccAGCATCATAAGTGAACCTTGAGGAGCTTACTAAAATAATGAAAAggcatgtcatgacccctttaaatgatGACAAACTATGAAATATTTCACAGATAACTCACCTACTGCTCTCTTGTTCTGCTACGATCCCCACGATGTCTCTGCCAAAGTCTCTCTGACCATCGTCCAACTTAAACGTGTCCTTAGTTTAGTGTCTCTCtcacgggacatttggacacaACCAATTGTTGCCATTCTTTTGGGTCAACAAGTCTGTTATTGGCTGAAGAGGAGGAAAAGTTTTATGATAAAGTCTCTGCATGATCAAAGTTTTGTGATGTAACTGCAGAGCATCGTGTAAACAGGTGATGcaaggaacaaatgagtaaatcTACTGTAACATCTTGCAAATGCACATTTCTGGCTCTCTGCCACAGACAAATGGAGTCCACAGCTGTGTGGAACCACCTATGAGCCGACGACTGTGATAACTACTTTTCAGAGCAATGAATATtttagtgtatattatatatgtatctATATGTAACACGATGCAGTACTCTGATGTTAATGATTTGGTTGACAGTTTTAATACTTCATGTAATgagattttaaatgaaatcaccCCTCTGAAAGTCAAGAAACAAAAATCTAGAAAACATACATGGTTTAACGGAGAAGTTTGTGCTCTAAGGAAAGAGTGTAGAAGGGCAGAATGACATGTTATTATTTGTGGATTCCGGAAATTGTGCAATTTTGGTCTTGTTGGATTTAAGTGCAGTGTTCGACATTGTGGATCACTGCATTCTTTTAAATTTAGGTATATTGGTATCTGTGATGCAGCCTTACATTGGTTAGAGTCCTGTCTTACCAAGAGGAGTTTTTCTGTAGTTGGAGAATTTTCTTCATCCCCAGCTTCTGTTAGTGAGGGGTGCCTCAGGGCTCTATCTTAGGCCCgtttttatttgctttaaacCTGCTCCCTATCTGCTCCATCTTTGAATTTCATAAGTTCCCTATCATATTTACTCAGATGACACTCAATTACCTTACCAATAAAACCTGGCACTGAGTCCTTATTTGCCTTGCTTGCTTGTGTAAATGACATCAAAGTTTTGATGGGTGATAACTTCCATCATTTTAATTAACCCTTGTGCGGCCTTCGTTTGGGaagtacactcagggtctttggggtctccacaaca
Above is a genomic segment from Chanodichthys erythropterus isolate Z2021 chromosome 21, ASM2448905v1, whole genome shotgun sequence containing:
- the LOC137010810 gene encoding G-protein coupled receptor 4 — encoded protein: MENISALNLNSTASGWKQPLWYLFEACAEAPHWFIFYFGVKVLNLVAGVPLNALVMWQILRKKSEGSTSNIFIFNLSVLDAYFGLMTPVDLANRLYFSDDHIWYSVRFAYGLKDVTPLFLTCICLDRYVAVVHPILFTGIRDNRIRISISIVVWGLILAYSLTKCFLGVLSVNEVFSGVILAAFFVMVFCNLSIIWVLRKSVAGKEVMNPVKKRAFKMVTIVLAIIVVNYLPPVALLPFASTYSFVTFRCKISLAVFSIMDLSCTIEPLLYISKMERSEYCPCLQSPSKKPVNVSV
- the LOC137010595 gene encoding G-protein coupled receptor 35-like yields the protein MENISALNLNSTVSLWRRPLWYQYDACAEAPHWFIFYFGVKVLNLFAGFPLNALVMWQILKKKSEGSTSDIFIFNLSVLDAYFGLMTPVDMVNRLYLNDPKIWYSQRFAYGLKDVTPLFLTCICLDRYVAVVHPILFTGIRDNRIRIAISIVVWGLILAYSLTKCILGILSVNEVFSGVILAAFFIMVFCNLSIIWVLRKSVAGKEVMNPVKKRAFKMVTIVLAIIVVNYLPPVALLPFASTYSFVTLHCKVLLAVFSIMDLSCTIEPLLYISKMERSELFPCLQSPSKNPINVSV